Proteins encoded by one window of Chryseobacterium foetidum:
- a CDS encoding methionine aminotransferase yields MIQLPLSKLSNVGTTIFSQMTQLANENEAINLSQGFPDFPADPELLNLVDHYLKKGFNQYAPMGGMLPLKEEIAKKIEKSHQAIYHPDTEITVTAGGTQAIFTAIATLVKDGDEVIIFEPAYDCYEPTVELFGGIVKRFKMTPPDYAIDWNEVKKLVSDKTKLIILNNPNNPAGKILNEDDLQELISIVKGTSIFILSDEVYENIVFDGKEHLSVCKYPELKERSFLIASFGKLFHVTGWKIGYCAAPKNLTDEFRKVHQFNVFSVNTPIQLAFADYMKNEENYLNLNQFFQQKRDLIRNGLSGTSFELLDCEGTYFQAVKYDKISDKKDLDFAHELTVNHKVATVPFSSFYKDKLNENVIRLCFAKKDETLEKALENLAKL; encoded by the coding sequence ATGATACAACTTCCTTTATCTAAACTTTCCAATGTGGGAACCACCATTTTCAGCCAGATGACACAGCTTGCCAATGAAAATGAAGCCATCAATCTTTCTCAGGGTTTCCCAGATTTTCCTGCAGATCCCGAATTACTGAATCTCGTAGATCACTACCTCAAAAAAGGATTTAATCAGTATGCACCGATGGGTGGAATGTTACCGTTAAAAGAAGAAATTGCTAAAAAAATAGAAAAATCCCATCAGGCGATCTATCATCCGGATACCGAGATTACGGTTACTGCGGGAGGAACTCAGGCGATTTTCACAGCCATTGCAACTTTGGTAAAAGATGGAGACGAAGTGATTATTTTTGAACCTGCCTACGATTGTTACGAGCCCACAGTAGAGCTTTTCGGAGGAATTGTAAAAAGATTTAAAATGACCCCTCCCGATTATGCCATCGACTGGAATGAGGTTAAAAAATTGGTTTCAGACAAGACGAAATTAATTATTCTTAACAATCCGAATAATCCGGCAGGTAAAATTTTAAATGAAGACGATCTTCAGGAACTGATTTCTATCGTAAAAGGAACTTCGATTTTTATTCTGAGCGATGAAGTCTACGAAAATATTGTGTTTGATGGAAAGGAACACCTCAGCGTCTGTAAATATCCCGAACTGAAAGAACGAAGTTTTTTGATTGCCTCCTTCGGAAAACTTTTCCACGTCACAGGCTGGAAAATCGGATATTGTGCTGCTCCTAAAAATCTGACTGACGAGTTCAGAAAAGTGCATCAATTCAATGTTTTTTCTGTTAACACTCCTATTCAATTAGCCTTTGCTGATTATATGAAAAATGAAGAGAATTATTTAAATCTCAATCAGTTTTTCCAACAAAAAAGAGATTTGATCAGAAACGGACTTTCAGGAACATCGTTTGAACTTCTTGATTGTGAAGGAACGTATTTTCAGGCTGTGAAATACGATAAAATTTCAGATAAAAAGGATCTTGATTTTGCACATGAACTTACTGTAAATCATAAAGTTGCCACAGTTCCCTTTTCGTCATTTTATAAAGATAAACTGAATGAAAATGTTATCAGACTCTGTTTTGCCAAAAAAGATGAAACTTTGGAAAAGGCTTTGGAGAATCTGGCTAAACTTTAA
- a CDS encoding SDR family NAD(P)-dependent oxidoreductase yields the protein METRTKIALVTGGSRGLGKNSALKIAEKGLDVIITYNSNKEEADKTVAEIQNLGRKAIAYQLNTKDVKSFDEFIKNVGDHLEENTGSRNIDFLINNAGTALYQPIADVTEEQLDDMVDIHFKGVFFLTQKFLPFINDGGGIVNLSSGLARFAMPGSSVYGSMKAAVDQLSKYMAKELGARKIKVNAVAPGAIETDFGGGRTRDDENINQMVSSNTALGRAGLPDDIGGVVAFLCTEEARWITAQRIEVSGGMFF from the coding sequence ATGGAAACAAGAACAAAAATTGCTCTGGTAACAGGCGGAAGCCGTGGATTAGGAAAAAATTCAGCCCTGAAGATTGCAGAAAAAGGTCTGGATGTAATTATTACCTACAATTCAAATAAAGAAGAAGCTGACAAAACCGTTGCTGAAATTCAAAATTTAGGTAGAAAAGCAATTGCATATCAACTGAATACGAAAGACGTAAAATCATTTGACGAATTCATCAAAAATGTAGGCGACCATCTTGAAGAAAATACAGGAAGCCGAAATATCGATTTCTTAATCAATAATGCCGGAACTGCTTTGTACCAGCCGATTGCTGATGTTACAGAAGAACAGTTGGATGATATGGTAGACATTCATTTTAAAGGAGTTTTCTTTTTGACTCAAAAATTTTTACCGTTCATCAATGATGGTGGAGGAATCGTAAATCTATCATCGGGTTTGGCGAGATTCGCAATGCCGGGTTCTTCGGTTTATGGTTCCATGAAAGCAGCTGTTGACCAGTTGAGCAAATATATGGCGAAGGAACTGGGAGCAAGAAAAATCAAAGTTAATGCAGTGGCTCCAGGTGCCATCGAAACGGATTTCGGCGGCGGAAGAACACGCGATGACGAAAATATTAATCAAATGGTTTCCTCAAATACTGCCCTGGGAAGAGCCGGATTGCCGGATGACATTGGTGGAGTAGTTGCTTTTCTCTGTACTGAAGAAGCCAGATGGATCACGGCTCAGAGAATTGAAGTTTCGGGAGGAATGTTTTTTTAG